The Salvelinus fontinalis isolate EN_2023a chromosome 9, ASM2944872v1, whole genome shotgun sequence genome has a window encoding:
- the LOC129862189 gene encoding interferon regulatory factor 3-like, producing MTEVRGSALKMQSRNPKPQFADWLIEQVWTGQYAGLCFVDNNKFRVPWKHISRKDCCEDDSKIFRAWAVVSGKINTHPNDKAKWKTNFRCVLNNLTKRFMMVEDHSKDSDDPHKVYLIINNESNYGSPHIEEIAVEDYDIDIHSSLTSTGYTPPGMEHDNLLKLVNTLDLNQHTEEWAENYIHTHHPVVPEDCYPFQPLTEPQPVSQNHSPPPVPVPVQQPYDHVNQDALLNLPAAQPSLCDLEITIFYRRREMMKTQVSSPMVQLHYQCDVPEPNAQTLCFPSTDGLLDHKQIEYTNCILGSVQRGLLLEVRNTGIYGYRQDKCHVFSSTSDPREAHPEPRKMPQNEMVQLLSFDKYMTELTAFKENRGGSPDYTIHMCFGEKFPDGKPLEKKLIIVKVVPLICRHFHEVAQGEGASSLQNDNISLQISHHNSLMELISATWPDGPEHTMGQYF from the exons ATGACAGAAGTACGTGGCTCAGCATTAAAGATGCAAAG CCGCAACCCCAAACCTCAGTTTGCGGACTGGTTGATAGAACAGGTGTGGACCGGGCAATACGCCGGGTTGTGTTTTGTGGACAACAACAAGTTCAGAGTGCCGTGGAAACACATCTCTAGGAAGGACTGCTGCGAGGACGACAGTAAAATATTCAGG GCATGGGCAGTGGTCAGTGGTAAAATCAACACGCATCCCAATGACAAGGCAAAGTGGAAGACTAACTTCCGCTGTGTATTGAACAACCTGACCAAGCGTTTCATGATGGTGGAAGACCACTCCAAGGACTCAGACGACCCCCATAAAGTCTACCTGATTATCAACAATGAGT CTAACTATGGGAGCCCACACATAGAGGAAATTGCTGTGGAGGACTATGACATTGACATCCACAGCTCTCTCACCTCTACAGGCTACACCCCCCCAGGCATGGAG CATGATAATCTACTCAAGCTTGTGAACACCTTAGACCTGaaccaacatactg AGGAGTGGGCAGAgaactatatacacacacaccacccagtgGTACCAGAAGACTGCTACCCCTTCCAGCCTCTAACAGAGCCCCAGCCAGTCTCCCAGAACCACTCACCACCACCAGTCCCAGTACCAGTACAGCAGCCATACGACCACG TGAACCAGGATGCCCTGCTCAACCTGCCTGCTGCCCAGCCGTCTCTCTGTGACCTGGAGATCACCATCttctacaggaggagagagatgatgaAGACCCAGGTGTCAAGCCCCATGGTTCAGCTCCATTACCAGTGTGATGTCCCTGAGCCCAACGCCCAGACCCTCTGCTTCCCTAGCACTGACGGCCTGCTAGACCACAAACAG ATTGAATACACCAACTGTATCCTAGGGAGCGTCCAAAGGGGTCTTCTCCTGGAGGTACGAAACACGGGTATCTATGGTTACCGGCAGGACAAATGCCATGTGTTCTCCAGTACTAGTGACCCCAGAGAGGCACACCCTGAACCCAGGAAGATGCCCCAAAATGAAATGGTACAACTGTTGAGCTTCGACAAGTACATGACTG AGCTGACAGCATttaaggagaacagaggaggctctCCTGACTATACCATCCATATGTGCTTTGGAGAGAAGTTCCCAGACGGAAAACCCCTGGAGAAGAAACTCATCATTGTCAAG GTGGTTCCCTTGATCTGTCGTCACTTCCACGAGGTGGCTCAGGGGGAGGGGGCGTCTTCCCTCCAGAACGACAACATCAGCCTGCAGATCTCCCACCACAACAGCCTAATGGAGCTTATCAGTGCCACCTGGCCCGACGGCCCAGAGCACACCATGGGGCAATACTTCTAG